A region from the Canis lupus familiaris isolate Mischka breed German Shepherd chromosome 3, alternate assembly UU_Cfam_GSD_1.0, whole genome shotgun sequence genome encodes:
- the SH3BP2 gene encoding SH3 domain-binding protein 2 isoform X1 — protein sequence MASLGLRKPAPSPSTDKRRAMCWVSAISFMAAEEMHWPVPMKAIGAQNLLTMPGGVAKAGYLHKKGGTQLQLLRWPLRFVIIHKRCIYYFKSSTSASPQGAFSLSGYNRVMRAAEETTSNNVFPFKIVHISKKHRTWFFSASSEDERKSWMALLRKEIGHFHEKKELSLDTSFSDSSSDTDSFYGAVERPVDISLSSYPTDNEDYEHEDEDDSYMEPDSPEPVEPEDTLTHPPAYPPPPVPTPRKPAFSDMPRAHSFASKGPSPLLPPPPPKRGLPDASLTSEDSKRDLLGLRRPEAGLRVSVAPRRMSDPPVGHLPPVPSLRKPPCFHESASPSSEPRVPGHGTGSVSSSASMATTSSRNCDKLKSFHLSPRGPPTPEPPPVPANKPRFLKMAEEAPSEEVVKPRLFVPSVAPRPPGLKLPTPEAIAKPAVLPRSEKPPLPYLQRSPPDGQSFRSFSFEKPRRPSKADNAGGEDSDEDYEKVPLPSSVFINTTESCEVERLFKATSPQGEPQDGLYCIRNSSTKSGKVLVVWDESSNKVRNYRIFEKDSKFYLEGEVLFVSVGSLVEHYHTHVLPSHQSLLLQRPYGYTRPR from the exons cttcatgGCGGCCGAGGAGATGCACTGGCCTGTCCCGATGAAGGCCATTGGTGCCCAGAACTTGCTAACCATGCCCGGTGGCGTGGCCAAAGCTGGCTACCTGCACAAGAAGGGTGGCACCCAGCTGCAGTTGCTCCGAT GGCCCCTGCGCTTTGTCATCATCCACAAACGATGCATCTACTACTTCAAGAGCAGCACGTCTGCCTCCCCACAGGGCGCCTTCTCGCTGAGCGGCTATAACCG GGTGATGCGGGCAGCTGAAGAGACGACGTCCAACAACGTCTTCCCCTTCAAAATCGTCCACATCAGCAAGAAGCACCGCACGTGGTTTTTCTCGGCCTCCTCTGAGGATGAGCGCAAG AGCTGGATGGCCTTGTTGCGGAAGGAGATTGGGCACTTCCATGAAAAGAAGGAGTTGTCCCTGGACACCAG cttcAGTGACTCTAGCTCAGACACGGACAGCTTCTATGGTGCAGTCGAGCGACCTGTGGACATCAGCCTTTCTTCATACCCCACAGACAATGAAG ACTACGAGCATGAGGATGAAGACGACTCATACATGGAGCCTGACTCCCCGGAGCCTGTGGAGCCCGAGG ACACCCTGACCCACCCTCCGGCCTACCCCCCGCCTCCTGTGCCCACACCCAGGAAGCCAGCCTTCTCTGACATGCCCCGTGCTCACTCCTTTGCTTCCAAGGGCCCCAGCCCTCTgctgccacccccgccccctaAGCGTGGCCTCCCTGATGCCAGCCTGACTTCTGAGGACTCCAAGAGGGACCTGCTGGGCCTGAGGCGGCCAGAGGCTGGCCTCAGGGTGTCTGTGGCCCCCCGGAGGATGAGTGACCCCCCAGTAGGCCACCTGCCACCTGTGCCCAGCCTCCGGAAACCCCCTTGTTTCCATGAGAGTGCCAGCCCTAGCTCAGAGCCCCGAGTGCCTGGCCACGGGACTGGCTCTGTCTCCAGCTCTGCCAGCATggccaccacctcctccaggaactGTGACAAGCTGAAGTCCTTTCATCTGTCCCCCCGGGGGCCGCCGACACCCGAGCCTCCACCGGTGCCAGCCAATAAGCCCAGGTTCCTAAAGATGGCTGAAGAGGCCCCCTCAGAGGAGGTGGTCAAGCCCAGACTCTTCGTGCCTTCTGTGGCCCCTAGGCCTCCTGGACTGAAGCTACCCACACCTGAGGCCATAGCCAAGCCAGCAGTCCTGCCGAGGTCAGAGAAGCCACCCCTCCCCTATCTCCA GAGGTCACCCCCTGATGGGCAGAGTTTCAGGAGCTTCTCCTTTGAAAAACCCCGACGACCCTCAAAGGCCGACAACGCTGGTGGGGAGGACTCTGATGAGGATTATGAGAAG GTGCCGCTGCCCAGCTCTGTGTTTATCAATACCACGGAATCCTGTGAAGTGGAAAG GCTGTTCAAAGCCACAAGCCCCCAGGGAGAGCCCCAGGATGGACTCTACTGCATCCGGAACTCCTCTACCAAGTCAGGGAAG GTTCTGGTTGTGTGGGATGAAAGTTCCAACAAAGTGAGGAACTACCGCATCTTTGAGAAG gACTCTAAATTCTACCTGGAGGGCGAGGTCCTGTTTGTGAGTGTGGGCAGCCTCGTGGAACACTACCATACCCACGTGCTGCCC
- the SH3BP2 gene encoding SH3 domain-binding protein 2 isoform X2: MAAEEMHWPVPMKAIGAQNLLTMPGGVAKAGYLHKKGGTQLQLLRWPLRFVIIHKRCIYYFKSSTSASPQGAFSLSGYNRVMRAAEETTSNNVFPFKIVHISKKHRTWFFSASSEDERKSWMALLRKEIGHFHEKKELSLDTSFSDSSSDTDSFYGAVERPVDISLSSYPTDNEDYEHEDEDDSYMEPDSPEPVEPEDTLTHPPAYPPPPVPTPRKPAFSDMPRAHSFASKGPSPLLPPPPPKRGLPDASLTSEDSKRDLLGLRRPEAGLRVSVAPRRMSDPPVGHLPPVPSLRKPPCFHESASPSSEPRVPGHGTGSVSSSASMATTSSRNCDKLKSFHLSPRGPPTPEPPPVPANKPRFLKMAEEAPSEEVVKPRLFVPSVAPRPPGLKLPTPEAIAKPAVLPRSEKPPLPYLQRSPPDGQSFRSFSFEKPRRPSKADNAGGEDSDEDYEKVPLPSSVFINTTESCEVERLFKATSPQGEPQDGLYCIRNSSTKSGKVLVVWDESSNKVRNYRIFEKDSKFYLEGEVLFVSVGSLVEHYHTHVLPSHQSLLLQRPYGYTRPR; this comes from the exons atgGCGGCCGAGGAGATGCACTGGCCTGTCCCGATGAAGGCCATTGGTGCCCAGAACTTGCTAACCATGCCCGGTGGCGTGGCCAAAGCTGGCTACCTGCACAAGAAGGGTGGCACCCAGCTGCAGTTGCTCCGAT GGCCCCTGCGCTTTGTCATCATCCACAAACGATGCATCTACTACTTCAAGAGCAGCACGTCTGCCTCCCCACAGGGCGCCTTCTCGCTGAGCGGCTATAACCG GGTGATGCGGGCAGCTGAAGAGACGACGTCCAACAACGTCTTCCCCTTCAAAATCGTCCACATCAGCAAGAAGCACCGCACGTGGTTTTTCTCGGCCTCCTCTGAGGATGAGCGCAAG AGCTGGATGGCCTTGTTGCGGAAGGAGATTGGGCACTTCCATGAAAAGAAGGAGTTGTCCCTGGACACCAG cttcAGTGACTCTAGCTCAGACACGGACAGCTTCTATGGTGCAGTCGAGCGACCTGTGGACATCAGCCTTTCTTCATACCCCACAGACAATGAAG ACTACGAGCATGAGGATGAAGACGACTCATACATGGAGCCTGACTCCCCGGAGCCTGTGGAGCCCGAGG ACACCCTGACCCACCCTCCGGCCTACCCCCCGCCTCCTGTGCCCACACCCAGGAAGCCAGCCTTCTCTGACATGCCCCGTGCTCACTCCTTTGCTTCCAAGGGCCCCAGCCCTCTgctgccacccccgccccctaAGCGTGGCCTCCCTGATGCCAGCCTGACTTCTGAGGACTCCAAGAGGGACCTGCTGGGCCTGAGGCGGCCAGAGGCTGGCCTCAGGGTGTCTGTGGCCCCCCGGAGGATGAGTGACCCCCCAGTAGGCCACCTGCCACCTGTGCCCAGCCTCCGGAAACCCCCTTGTTTCCATGAGAGTGCCAGCCCTAGCTCAGAGCCCCGAGTGCCTGGCCACGGGACTGGCTCTGTCTCCAGCTCTGCCAGCATggccaccacctcctccaggaactGTGACAAGCTGAAGTCCTTTCATCTGTCCCCCCGGGGGCCGCCGACACCCGAGCCTCCACCGGTGCCAGCCAATAAGCCCAGGTTCCTAAAGATGGCTGAAGAGGCCCCCTCAGAGGAGGTGGTCAAGCCCAGACTCTTCGTGCCTTCTGTGGCCCCTAGGCCTCCTGGACTGAAGCTACCCACACCTGAGGCCATAGCCAAGCCAGCAGTCCTGCCGAGGTCAGAGAAGCCACCCCTCCCCTATCTCCA GAGGTCACCCCCTGATGGGCAGAGTTTCAGGAGCTTCTCCTTTGAAAAACCCCGACGACCCTCAAAGGCCGACAACGCTGGTGGGGAGGACTCTGATGAGGATTATGAGAAG GTGCCGCTGCCCAGCTCTGTGTTTATCAATACCACGGAATCCTGTGAAGTGGAAAG GCTGTTCAAAGCCACAAGCCCCCAGGGAGAGCCCCAGGATGGACTCTACTGCATCCGGAACTCCTCTACCAAGTCAGGGAAG GTTCTGGTTGTGTGGGATGAAAGTTCCAACAAAGTGAGGAACTACCGCATCTTTGAGAAG gACTCTAAATTCTACCTGGAGGGCGAGGTCCTGTTTGTGAGTGTGGGCAGCCTCGTGGAACACTACCATACCCACGTGCTGCCC
- the SH3BP2 gene encoding SH3 domain-binding protein 2 isoform X3: MRAAEETTSNNVFPFKIVHISKKHRTWFFSASSEDERKSWMALLRKEIGHFHEKKELSLDTSFSDSSSDTDSFYGAVERPVDISLSSYPTDNEDYEHEDEDDSYMEPDSPEPVEPEDTLTHPPAYPPPPVPTPRKPAFSDMPRAHSFASKGPSPLLPPPPPKRGLPDASLTSEDSKRDLLGLRRPEAGLRVSVAPRRMSDPPVGHLPPVPSLRKPPCFHESASPSSEPRVPGHGTGSVSSSASMATTSSRNCDKLKSFHLSPRGPPTPEPPPVPANKPRFLKMAEEAPSEEVVKPRLFVPSVAPRPPGLKLPTPEAIAKPAVLPRSEKPPLPYLQRSPPDGQSFRSFSFEKPRRPSKADNAGGEDSDEDYEKVPLPSSVFINTTESCEVERLFKATSPQGEPQDGLYCIRNSSTKSGKVLVVWDESSNKVRNYRIFEKDSKFYLEGEVLFVSVGSLVEHYHTHVLPSHQSLLLQRPYGYTRPR; this comes from the exons ATGCGGGCAGCTGAAGAGACGACGTCCAACAACGTCTTCCCCTTCAAAATCGTCCACATCAGCAAGAAGCACCGCACGTGGTTTTTCTCGGCCTCCTCTGAGGATGAGCGCAAG AGCTGGATGGCCTTGTTGCGGAAGGAGATTGGGCACTTCCATGAAAAGAAGGAGTTGTCCCTGGACACCAG cttcAGTGACTCTAGCTCAGACACGGACAGCTTCTATGGTGCAGTCGAGCGACCTGTGGACATCAGCCTTTCTTCATACCCCACAGACAATGAAG ACTACGAGCATGAGGATGAAGACGACTCATACATGGAGCCTGACTCCCCGGAGCCTGTGGAGCCCGAGG ACACCCTGACCCACCCTCCGGCCTACCCCCCGCCTCCTGTGCCCACACCCAGGAAGCCAGCCTTCTCTGACATGCCCCGTGCTCACTCCTTTGCTTCCAAGGGCCCCAGCCCTCTgctgccacccccgccccctaAGCGTGGCCTCCCTGATGCCAGCCTGACTTCTGAGGACTCCAAGAGGGACCTGCTGGGCCTGAGGCGGCCAGAGGCTGGCCTCAGGGTGTCTGTGGCCCCCCGGAGGATGAGTGACCCCCCAGTAGGCCACCTGCCACCTGTGCCCAGCCTCCGGAAACCCCCTTGTTTCCATGAGAGTGCCAGCCCTAGCTCAGAGCCCCGAGTGCCTGGCCACGGGACTGGCTCTGTCTCCAGCTCTGCCAGCATggccaccacctcctccaggaactGTGACAAGCTGAAGTCCTTTCATCTGTCCCCCCGGGGGCCGCCGACACCCGAGCCTCCACCGGTGCCAGCCAATAAGCCCAGGTTCCTAAAGATGGCTGAAGAGGCCCCCTCAGAGGAGGTGGTCAAGCCCAGACTCTTCGTGCCTTCTGTGGCCCCTAGGCCTCCTGGACTGAAGCTACCCACACCTGAGGCCATAGCCAAGCCAGCAGTCCTGCCGAGGTCAGAGAAGCCACCCCTCCCCTATCTCCA GAGGTCACCCCCTGATGGGCAGAGTTTCAGGAGCTTCTCCTTTGAAAAACCCCGACGACCCTCAAAGGCCGACAACGCTGGTGGGGAGGACTCTGATGAGGATTATGAGAAG GTGCCGCTGCCCAGCTCTGTGTTTATCAATACCACGGAATCCTGTGAAGTGGAAAG GCTGTTCAAAGCCACAAGCCCCCAGGGAGAGCCCCAGGATGGACTCTACTGCATCCGGAACTCCTCTACCAAGTCAGGGAAG GTTCTGGTTGTGTGGGATGAAAGTTCCAACAAAGTGAGGAACTACCGCATCTTTGAGAAG gACTCTAAATTCTACCTGGAGGGCGAGGTCCTGTTTGTGAGTGTGGGCAGCCTCGTGGAACACTACCATACCCACGTGCTGCCC
- the SH3BP2 gene encoding SH3 domain-binding protein 2 isoform X4 produces the protein MSARAGWPCCGRRLGTSMKRRSCPWTPASVTLAQTRTASMVQSSDLWTSAFLHTPQTMKLGLGCLGSDPLSASDYEHEDEDDSYMEPDSPEPVEPEDTLTHPPAYPPPPVPTPRKPAFSDMPRAHSFASKGPSPLLPPPPPKRGLPDASLTSEDSKRDLLGLRRPEAGLRVSVAPRRMSDPPVGHLPPVPSLRKPPCFHESASPSSEPRVPGHGTGSVSSSASMATTSSRNCDKLKSFHLSPRGPPTPEPPPVPANKPRFLKMAEEAPSEEVVKPRLFVPSVAPRPPGLKLPTPEAIAKPAVLPRSEKPPLPYLQRSPPDGQSFRSFSFEKPRRPSKADNAGGEDSDEDYEKVPLPSSVFINTTESCEVERLFKATSPQGEPQDGLYCIRNSSTKSGKVLVVWDESSNKVRNYRIFEKDSKFYLEGEVLFVSVGSLVEHYHTHVLPSHQSLLLQRPYGYTRPR, from the exons ATGAGCGCAAG AGCTGGATGGCCTTGTTGCGGAAGGAGATTGGGCACTTCCATGAAAAGAAGGAGTTGTCCCTGGACACCAG cttcAGTGACTCTAGCTCAGACACGGACAGCTTCTATGGTGCAGTCGAGCGACCTGTGGACATCAGCCTTTCTTCATACCCCACAGACAATGAAG ctgggcctgggctgccTGGGGTCTGACCCTCTATCCGCCTCAGACTACGAGCATGAGGATGAAGACGACTCATACATGGAGCCTGACTCCCCGGAGCCTGTGGAGCCCGAGG ACACCCTGACCCACCCTCCGGCCTACCCCCCGCCTCCTGTGCCCACACCCAGGAAGCCAGCCTTCTCTGACATGCCCCGTGCTCACTCCTTTGCTTCCAAGGGCCCCAGCCCTCTgctgccacccccgccccctaAGCGTGGCCTCCCTGATGCCAGCCTGACTTCTGAGGACTCCAAGAGGGACCTGCTGGGCCTGAGGCGGCCAGAGGCTGGCCTCAGGGTGTCTGTGGCCCCCCGGAGGATGAGTGACCCCCCAGTAGGCCACCTGCCACCTGTGCCCAGCCTCCGGAAACCCCCTTGTTTCCATGAGAGTGCCAGCCCTAGCTCAGAGCCCCGAGTGCCTGGCCACGGGACTGGCTCTGTCTCCAGCTCTGCCAGCATggccaccacctcctccaggaactGTGACAAGCTGAAGTCCTTTCATCTGTCCCCCCGGGGGCCGCCGACACCCGAGCCTCCACCGGTGCCAGCCAATAAGCCCAGGTTCCTAAAGATGGCTGAAGAGGCCCCCTCAGAGGAGGTGGTCAAGCCCAGACTCTTCGTGCCTTCTGTGGCCCCTAGGCCTCCTGGACTGAAGCTACCCACACCTGAGGCCATAGCCAAGCCAGCAGTCCTGCCGAGGTCAGAGAAGCCACCCCTCCCCTATCTCCA GAGGTCACCCCCTGATGGGCAGAGTTTCAGGAGCTTCTCCTTTGAAAAACCCCGACGACCCTCAAAGGCCGACAACGCTGGTGGGGAGGACTCTGATGAGGATTATGAGAAG GTGCCGCTGCCCAGCTCTGTGTTTATCAATACCACGGAATCCTGTGAAGTGGAAAG GCTGTTCAAAGCCACAAGCCCCCAGGGAGAGCCCCAGGATGGACTCTACTGCATCCGGAACTCCTCTACCAAGTCAGGGAAG GTTCTGGTTGTGTGGGATGAAAGTTCCAACAAAGTGAGGAACTACCGCATCTTTGAGAAG gACTCTAAATTCTACCTGGAGGGCGAGGTCCTGTTTGTGAGTGTGGGCAGCCTCGTGGAACACTACCATACCCACGTGCTGCCC